A single genomic interval of Zunongwangia sp. HGR-M22 harbors:
- a CDS encoding ion transporter, whose amino-acid sequence MKTKDNRPEWKKKLYEIIYEADTPMGKIFDIVLLVLIVFSVALVMLESITHLHVKYYWEFFIAEWIITIFFTIEYIARIVVIKRPKSYIFSFYGIVDLLSTLPSYLGFFMGGKNLFFAIRALRLLRVFRVLKITRYVGESNKLMIALQKSKAKILVFLFAVFIICIITGTLMHLIEGKAGGFTNIPISIYWCIVTLTTVGFGDIAPITPLGRLLASLLMIVGYGIIAVPTGIVGAEYSRATDESIADNTQVCPHCHEEQHLADAEFCHNCGNKLND is encoded by the coding sequence TTGAAGACCAAAGACAATAGACCAGAGTGGAAAAAGAAGCTCTACGAAATTATTTACGAAGCTGATACCCCGATGGGGAAAATATTCGACATTGTCCTATTAGTGCTTATCGTATTTAGTGTTGCCTTAGTCATGTTAGAAAGCATAACTCATCTTCACGTAAAGTATTACTGGGAATTTTTTATTGCAGAATGGATCATCACCATATTTTTTACTATAGAATATATTGCCAGAATAGTGGTCATAAAACGGCCTAAAAGTTACATCTTTAGTTTCTACGGAATTGTAGATCTTCTTTCTACTTTACCCAGCTACCTCGGCTTTTTTATGGGCGGTAAAAATTTATTTTTTGCCATAAGAGCCTTAAGGTTACTACGCGTTTTTAGAGTACTAAAAATTACCCGTTATGTTGGCGAGTCTAATAAATTAATGATTGCACTTCAAAAAAGTAAAGCTAAGATTCTTGTTTTCTTATTTGCAGTTTTTATTATTTGTATTATCACCGGCACTTTAATGCATCTTATAGAAGGAAAAGCCGGCGGCTTTACAAACATCCCTATAAGCATTTACTGGTGTATTGTAACACTTACTACGGTAGGATTTGGGGATATCGCACCTATTACGCCTCTTGGGCGACTACTGGCTTCGCTGTTAATGATTGTGGGCTATGGCATTATAGCAGTGCCTACTGGAATTGTAGGCGCTGAATATAGCAGAGCTACCGACGAAAGTATCGCCGATAATACTCAGGTTTGTCCTCATTGCCATGAAGAACAGCATTTAGCCGATGCCGAATTTTGCCATAACTGCGGAAATAAATTAAATGACTGA
- the miaA gene encoding tRNA (adenosine(37)-N6)-dimethylallyltransferase MiaA yields the protein MTDKILISVVGPTAIGKTALGIKIANYFDTEIISADSRQFFKEMNIGTAVPDPEELLAAKHHFIQHISIEDHYSVGDFEKEAISKISELFLDHDVVVLVGGSGLYVKSIIEGLDDFPDINPEIRKELNEILNNEGLKPLQKKLKHLDPEYFANADIENPHRIIRALEICMGTGKKFSSFRSQKKSQRDFKTIEIGLKADRQIIYDRINKRVDLMMQAGLLEEAKNLYPKKHLNALNTVGYKELFSYIDNEIALDFAISEIKKNTRHFAKRQLTWFRKNDNIHWFDYQTKPEKINAFISEELKKLQ from the coding sequence ATGACTGATAAAATACTTATAAGTGTTGTTGGGCCAACTGCGATTGGAAAAACAGCACTGGGAATAAAAATTGCTAATTATTTTGATACTGAAATTATTTCAGCCGATTCAAGACAATTTTTTAAGGAAATGAATATAGGCACCGCAGTGCCCGACCCTGAAGAATTATTAGCTGCAAAACATCATTTTATACAACACATATCGATAGAAGACCATTATTCGGTTGGGGATTTTGAAAAAGAGGCGATTTCTAAAATTTCTGAATTATTTTTAGATCACGATGTAGTAGTTCTGGTTGGCGGAAGTGGATTATATGTAAAAAGTATAATTGAGGGCTTAGATGATTTCCCAGATATCAATCCTGAAATTCGCAAAGAGCTCAATGAAATATTAAATAACGAAGGGCTAAAACCACTTCAGAAAAAACTGAAACATTTAGATCCTGAATACTTTGCTAATGCCGATATCGAAAATCCGCATCGTATTATTAGAGCGCTTGAAATTTGTATGGGAACTGGTAAAAAATTTTCCTCATTCCGTAGTCAGAAAAAATCGCAAAGAGATTTTAAAACTATAGAAATTGGTCTAAAAGCAGATCGACAAATAATCTACGATCGCATTAATAAACGGGTAGATTTGATGATGCAAGCCGGACTTTTAGAAGAGGCCAAGAACCTCTATCCCAAAAAACATCTCAACGCCTTAAATACTGTTGGCTACAAAGAACTCTTCAGTTATATAGATAACGAAATTGCACTGGATTTTGCCATTTCTGAAATTAAAAAAAATACGCGCCATTTCGCCAAAAGGCAGCTAACGTGGTTTAGAAAAAATGACAACATTCATTGGTTTGATTATCAAACCAAACCTGAAAAGATTAATGCTTTTATTTCCGAAGAATTAAAAAAACTACAATAA
- a CDS encoding response regulator transcription factor yields the protein METENKKILLVEDDPNFGTVLKDYLAMNDYEVTHAKNGMEGFEKFKKDDFDLCILDVMMPYKDGFTLAKEIREKNEEIPIIFLTAKAMKEDVLKGYKVGADDYLNKPFDSEVLLMKIKAIMQRKATDSVADSKQFEFEIGGFHLNSKLRFLTYKDEEAQKLSPKENELLRLLALHENDLMPRELALTKIWRDDNYFTSRSMDVYIAKLRKYLKKDENVEILNIHGEGFRLVVKNKEEESKA from the coding sequence ATGGAAACTGAAAACAAGAAAATTTTACTAGTAGAGGACGATCCAAACTTTGGAACCGTTCTTAAAGATTACCTAGCAATGAACGATTACGAGGTAACTCACGCAAAAAACGGAATGGAAGGATTCGAAAAATTCAAAAAAGATGATTTCGACCTTTGTATTCTTGATGTGATGATGCCTTACAAAGATGGATTTACTTTAGCGAAAGAAATTCGTGAAAAGAATGAAGAAATTCCAATTATCTTCTTAACCGCAAAAGCGATGAAAGAGGATGTATTAAAAGGATACAAAGTAGGAGCAGATGATTACCTAAACAAGCCTTTTGATAGCGAAGTATTGCTTATGAAAATTAAAGCAATCATGCAGCGTAAAGCTACAGATAGCGTTGCCGATAGTAAGCAATTTGAATTCGAGATTGGAGGTTTTCACCTAAACTCTAAACTTCGATTTTTAACTTATAAGGACGAAGAAGCTCAAAAACTTTCTCCTAAGGAAAATGAATTGCTTCGTCTGTTAGCTTTGCATGAAAATGACTTAATGCCAAGAGAGTTAGCCTTAACTAAGATTTGGAGAGACGATAACTACTTTACATCTAGAAGTATGGATGTTTATATCGCAAAATTGCGTAAGTATCTTAAAAAAGACGAAAACGTGGAGATTTTAAATATTCACGGTGAAGGATTTAGACTTGTTGTAAAAAACAAAGAAGAAGAAAGCAAAGCATAG
- a CDS encoding sensor histidine kinase has product MNKKLFVLLVVLMSLSLIGIIFVQGYWIKSTVEDREEQFSYSAKQVLIKVSEQIQNKEFERYIFEYESQLKNTEQTIDKVTLTEYLIATRDELKNEEVFNFGSIQEADYKISSDFLGAEKKNDSIQMKKLINRKVTKIVKDVGKDTGAARTPSDIMERVMRLEDYEKEILRDVISEAAARQPLRKRVSEKTIRNLLRRELASRDLDTKFEFAVYSNSIETGVHSDGFDVAHPATYGVPLFLDRAGDSSYQLLVNFKGKKGVVLSSVTLMAVLSIVFTLIIVIAYSSALSQLIRQRQISQIKTDFINNMTHEFKTPIATINLALDAIKNPKIIADETKVFRYLKMIRDENKRMHAQVENVLRISKLEKNELDLRKERLQLHDIVLDAITHVELIVEDRGGYIQTHFGALKSSILANEDHFTNVIVNILDNAIKYSENEPKIDIYTENVKNYIIVKIRDQGAGMTRNVQKKIFEKFYREHTGDIHNVKGHGLGLAYVKQILDDHHGQISVNSEKGKGSTFIIKLPLIS; this is encoded by the coding sequence ATGAATAAGAAGTTGTTTGTACTACTCGTTGTCTTAATGAGTTTATCCCTTATAGGTATCATTTTTGTACAGGGCTACTGGATTAAGAGTACAGTTGAAGACAGAGAGGAACAGTTTTCTTACAGCGCAAAACAGGTTTTAATTAAAGTCTCAGAACAAATTCAAAACAAAGAGTTTGAACGCTATATTTTTGAATACGAATCTCAGCTAAAAAATACTGAACAAACGATAGATAAGGTTACACTAACCGAATATCTAATTGCTACTCGGGACGAGCTGAAGAATGAAGAGGTTTTTAACTTTGGTAGTATACAGGAAGCAGATTATAAAATTTCTTCTGATTTTTTGGGTGCCGAAAAAAAGAACGATAGCATTCAGATGAAGAAACTTATAAACCGTAAAGTTACCAAAATTGTAAAAGATGTAGGTAAGGATACAGGTGCTGCTAGAACACCTTCAGATATTATGGAGCGTGTAATGCGTTTGGAGGATTATGAGAAAGAAATCTTGCGAGATGTTATATCTGAAGCAGCTGCAAGACAACCCTTAAGAAAACGAGTTTCAGAGAAAACGATACGTAACTTGCTAAGACGAGAATTAGCAAGCCGCGATCTTGATACTAAATTTGAGTTTGCTGTATATAGCAATTCAATAGAAACAGGAGTACATTCAGATGGCTTTGATGTAGCTCATCCTGCTACTTACGGAGTTCCTTTATTTTTAGATAGAGCAGGGGATAGTAGTTATCAATTGCTTGTAAATTTTAAAGGCAAAAAAGGGGTCGTATTATCATCAGTAACGTTAATGGCTGTTTTATCCATAGTATTTACTTTAATTATTGTAATAGCCTACTCTAGTGCGTTATCACAGTTAATCAGACAGCGTCAAATATCGCAGATAAAAACTGACTTTATTAATAATATGACGCATGAATTTAAAACGCCAATTGCTACAATTAATCTTGCATTAGATGCGATTAAAAATCCGAAAATTATTGCAGATGAAACTAAAGTGTTTCGGTATCTTAAAATGATTAGGGATGAGAATAAAAGGATGCATGCGCAGGTAGAAAATGTTTTACGAATTTCAAAATTAGAAAAAAACGAGCTCGATTTAAGAAAAGAGCGTTTGCAACTGCACGACATTGTTTTAGATGCAATAACTCATGTAGAGTTAATTGTTGAAGATCGAGGAGGATATATTCAAACTCATTTTGGTGCCTTAAAATCTTCAATATTAGCCAACGAAGATCATTTTACCAATGTTATAGTAAATATCCTTGACAATGCTATTAAGTATAGTGAAAACGAACCCAAAATCGATATTTATACTGAGAATGTTAAGAATTATATTATCGTGAAAATAAGAGATCAGGGTGCAGGGATGACGAGAAATGTTCAGAAAAAAATATTTGAAAAATTTTATAGAGAACATACCGGTGATATCCATAATGTAAAAGGACATGGATTAGGATTAGCTTATGTAAAGCAGATTTTAGATGATCACCACGGTCAAATTAGCGTTAATAGCGAAAAAGGAAAAGGAAGTACGTTTATAATTAAATTACCACTAATATCATAA
- the coaE gene encoding dephospho-CoA kinase (Dephospho-CoA kinase (CoaE) performs the final step in coenzyme A biosynthesis.) — MIKVGLTGGIGAGKTTISKMFKELGVPVYIADDAGKELMNTSAEIRKKIIDLLGEESYNKDLPNRAFIASKVFNDKELLEKLNAIIHPAVAQHFKEWFKRQTYPYIIYEAAILFEKGSQKNFDYTVLVSAPKEIRIKRLLKREDSLKREDIESRMDNQWDDATKRRIADFEIINEEIEDSKKQVVQLNDIILKSAKIS, encoded by the coding sequence ATGATTAAAGTAGGGCTAACAGGAGGCATAGGTGCTGGGAAAACTACAATTTCTAAAATGTTTAAGGAACTTGGAGTTCCCGTTTATATTGCTGATGATGCGGGTAAAGAACTGATGAACACATCTGCCGAGATTCGTAAGAAAATAATCGATTTATTGGGTGAAGAATCTTACAACAAGGATTTGCCCAATCGAGCTTTTATTGCTTCCAAAGTCTTTAACGACAAAGAGCTCTTAGAAAAACTGAATGCTATAATTCATCCTGCTGTAGCCCAGCATTTTAAAGAGTGGTTTAAGCGACAAACTTACCCATATATCATATACGAAGCTGCAATTTTATTCGAAAAGGGTAGTCAGAAGAACTTTGATTATACTGTTTTGGTTTCAGCGCCAAAAGAAATAAGAATTAAAAGGCTGCTTAAGCGAGAGGATAGTCTAAAAAGAGAAGATATTGAATCCAGAATGGATAATCAATGGGATGATGCCACCAAGCGTAGAATAGCCGATTTTGAGATAATTAATGAAGAAATTGAAGATTCTAAGAAACAAGTTGTACAATTAAACGATATAATCTTAAAGTCGGCTAAAATTTCCTAA
- a CDS encoding YbbR-like domain-containing protein codes for MRSYGNIGGKKIKKANVQVFGFFLIFSAILWVLVQLSKEYNRNVEIPLTYVNMPLDKSLQDSPKSLKFNLEAKGFLLIWKYQLFKPGLTIDLSNTKEVGSQLVYNIRDNRNTIENQLNIDFDNANFLKDSLVFDFQPRKEKRIVVLPKTDLNYDVGFSAIENVHLQPDSVTVSGPQNIIDTLTSITTKSIKGDNLNKSISGTVAIDTSNLGMLNFYRNTVDYNQKIEKFTEGNVEIPVEVINVPRGTNLTIFPKKVMVYYQVNLKNYEYVKGEQFKVICDFTEIQEGVGYMLAKVSKKPRIVNNVRLNERKIQFIIKR; via the coding sequence ATGCGTAGTTACGGAAACATAGGAGGTAAAAAAATCAAAAAAGCCAACGTACAGGTGTTTGGTTTCTTTTTAATTTTTTCTGCAATTTTATGGGTTTTAGTTCAACTCTCTAAAGAGTATAACCGTAATGTGGAAATTCCTCTTACGTATGTAAATATGCCTCTTGATAAAAGCCTGCAAGACTCTCCTAAAAGTTTAAAATTTAATCTGGAAGCAAAAGGATTTTTATTGATTTGGAAATATCAGCTATTTAAACCGGGATTAACGATAGATCTAAGCAATACAAAAGAAGTTGGTTCGCAATTGGTATACAATATTCGGGATAATAGAAATACTATAGAGAATCAGTTAAATATAGATTTTGATAATGCTAATTTCCTTAAAGATTCTCTAGTTTTTGATTTTCAGCCCAGAAAAGAAAAACGCATCGTGGTTTTACCGAAAACCGATTTAAATTATGATGTAGGATTCTCGGCTATAGAAAATGTGCATCTTCAACCCGATAGCGTAACAGTGAGCGGCCCTCAAAATATTATAGATACCTTAACCAGTATTACTACGAAGTCCATTAAAGGTGATAATTTGAATAAAAGCATTTCTGGTACGGTGGCTATCGATACCAGTAATCTTGGGATGCTTAATTTTTACCGAAATACAGTAGACTATAACCAGAAAATCGAAAAATTTACGGAAGGAAATGTTGAAATTCCTGTTGAGGTAATTAATGTTCCAAGAGGAACAAATCTTACAATATTCCCCAAAAAAGTAATGGTATACTATCAGGTAAATCTTAAAAATTACGAATACGTAAAAGGAGAACAGTTTAAAGTTATATGTGATTTTACTGAAATTCAGGAAGGTGTTGGGTATATGTTGGCTAAAGTAAGTAAGAAGCCTAGAATTGTAAATAATGTACGTTTAAACGAGCGGAAAATTCAATTTATCATTAAAAGATGA
- a CDS encoding glycosyltransferase, translating to MNREYSFIVPVYNRPQETRELLQSMTALNFNRKFEVVIIEDGSSHTSKEVIKEFEDKLHISYYFKDNSGPGKSRNYGMQRAKGNYFLILDSDVILPEDYLAQVDEGLEENYCDCFGGPDGAHKTFSNIQKAIDFSMTSFLTTGGIRGGKKAVNKFQPRSFNMGLSKEAFEVTGGFGSIHPGEDPDLSLRLEKLGFKTCLIPKAVVFHKRRIDWEKFYNQVHKFGLTRPILNRWHKGSAKITYWFPSIFITGFVISALATRLDIWWMLGLYVLYFLILFLAASIKTKSLRIGFLAVIATIIQFFGYGYGFIKSSYTMLIRKTDPEEAYPGLFFKDA from the coding sequence ATGAATAGAGAATATTCTTTTATCGTTCCTGTTTATAACCGTCCTCAAGAGACTAGAGAATTGCTACAAAGCATGACGGCTCTAAACTTTAATCGAAAATTTGAGGTGGTTATTATCGAAGATGGTTCTAGCCATACCTCAAAAGAGGTTATTAAAGAGTTTGAAGATAAACTTCATATTAGCTATTATTTTAAAGATAATTCTGGCCCGGGTAAATCAAGGAACTATGGAATGCAAAGGGCTAAAGGAAATTACTTTCTTATTTTAGATAGCGATGTTATTTTACCTGAAGATTATTTAGCACAAGTTGATGAAGGCTTAGAAGAGAATTATTGTGATTGTTTTGGTGGTCCCGATGGGGCTCATAAAACTTTTAGCAATATTCAAAAAGCGATAGATTTTAGCATGACCTCTTTTCTTACTACCGGAGGAATTCGTGGAGGAAAAAAGGCTGTTAACAAATTTCAGCCAAGAAGTTTTAACATGGGGCTTTCTAAAGAAGCTTTTGAGGTTACCGGCGGTTTTGGTAGTATTCATCCTGGTGAAGATCCAGATCTTTCACTACGTTTGGAAAAACTTGGTTTTAAAACCTGTCTTATTCCTAAGGCAGTGGTATTTCATAAAAGAAGAATAGATTGGGAAAAGTTTTATAATCAGGTTCATAAATTTGGACTTACGCGGCCAATATTAAACCGTTGGCATAAAGGTAGCGCTAAAATCACCTACTGGTTTCCGTCTATATTTATAACCGGTTTTGTAATATCTGCACTGGCTACTCGTTTAGATATTTGGTGGATGTTAGGATTATATGTATTATATTTCCTGATATTGTTTTTAGCAGCGAGCATAAAAACCAAAAGTCTTAGAATAGGCTTTTTAGCTGTTATTGCAACTATTATTCAGTTTTTTGGATATGGTTATGGATTCATAAAATCGTCATATACCATGTTAATTCGTAAAACAGATCCGGAGGAAGCTTATCCGGGATTATTTTTTAAAGATGCGTAG
- a CDS encoding enoyl-ACP reductase FabI: MSYNLLKGKKGIIFGALDENSIAWKTAVKAHEEGAEFVLTNAPIAMRMGSIKTLAEQTGSEIIPADATKVEDLENLVDKAVEILGGKIDFVLHSIGMSVNVRKGNHYTNQNYDFTAKGWDVSAVSFHKTMQALYKKDAMNEWGSIVALSYMAAQRVFPDYNDMADNKAYLESIARSFGYFFGKDKKVRVNTISQSPTPTTAGQGVKGFDGFIAYADKMSPLGNATAQECAEYTITLFSDLTKKVTLQNLYHDGGFSNVGVSQEVMEAFVEKEGEK; encoded by the coding sequence ATGTCATATAACCTTTTAAAAGGAAAAAAAGGAATCATTTTCGGGGCTTTAGATGAGAATTCTATTGCATGGAAAACAGCCGTTAAAGCACATGAAGAGGGTGCAGAATTTGTGCTTACTAACGCACCAATTGCCATGAGAATGGGAAGCATCAAAACATTAGCTGAGCAAACCGGATCTGAAATTATTCCTGCAGATGCAACAAAAGTTGAAGACCTTGAAAATCTAGTAGATAAAGCAGTAGAAATTCTTGGCGGAAAAATCGACTTTGTACTTCACTCTATCGGAATGTCTGTAAACGTAAGAAAGGGTAATCATTACACCAATCAAAATTATGATTTCACAGCAAAAGGTTGGGATGTTTCTGCAGTATCTTTTCACAAAACCATGCAAGCGCTTTATAAAAAAGACGCCATGAACGAGTGGGGGAGTATCGTAGCGCTTTCTTATATGGCAGCACAGCGTGTATTTCCAGATTATAATGATATGGCTGATAATAAAGCATATTTAGAAAGTATCGCTCGTAGTTTTGGTTATTTCTTCGGAAAGGATAAAAAAGTGAGAGTAAATACTATTTCTCAGTCACCAACACCAACAACTGCTGGGCAGGGTGTAAAAGGTTTTGATGGATTTATTGCATACGCCGATAAAATGTCTCCACTAGGGAACGCAACAGCACAAGAGTGTGCAGAGTACACCATTACATTATTTTCTGACCTTACAAAAAAAGTAACTTTACAGAATTTATATCACGACGGAGGTTTCTCTAATGTAGGAGTAAGCCAGGAAGTTATGGAAGCTTTTGTAGAGAAAGAAGGCGAAAAGTAA
- the recN gene encoding DNA repair protein RecN, which yields MLTSLSIKNYALIEDINMNLQPGFTIITGETGAGKSIMLGALGLLLGNRADYSSIKNPDKKCVIEGVFDVSNYGLTNFFEKADLDYEPKTIIRREILASGKSRAFVNDTPVTLVSLNSLGNYLIDIHSQHETLSLGNTDYQFQVIDTIANNEALNLDYREALKELRALQKRQDVLKEEQAQATKEYDYNVFLLNEIDEAKLESGMLEELETRYEELNNVEELTEQLNAAINFITQEEIGSLSTLKEVRNNLAKISRFSANYESMHERVQSVIIELDDINAELEAALENTEADPQELEKTNDKLQLIYNLQKKHNVSEISELLEIAEELRKQVAVSENADEALAEIASAIQKQEDRLSKLAKNLHDRRQKIISPFVKETEEILSGLGMPNAKLKISLEQGEKFFANGNDTLGWYLAANKGGSFKEIRKAASGGELSRIMLAVKSILAAQSNLPTIIFDEIDTGVSGDIAQKMGEILQKMGQSMQVLAITHLPQIAGKGSAHFKIFKEDTGEITSTKIRKLEREERIDELAMMLGGKSIGESARAHAVSLLEN from the coding sequence TTGCTTACATCTTTATCTATTAAAAATTACGCGTTGATCGAAGATATCAACATGAATTTGCAACCCGGTTTTACCATTATTACTGGAGAAACCGGAGCAGGAAAATCTATTATGCTGGGTGCATTAGGTTTGCTTTTGGGAAATCGGGCAGATTATAGTTCGATTAAAAATCCCGATAAAAAATGTGTGATAGAAGGAGTTTTTGATGTTTCTAATTATGGCCTAACAAACTTTTTTGAAAAAGCCGACTTAGATTACGAACCTAAAACGATAATTAGAAGAGAGATCCTAGCTTCAGGCAAATCGCGTGCTTTCGTAAATGATACGCCGGTAACTTTGGTAAGTCTTAATAGTTTAGGGAATTATTTAATAGACATCCATAGTCAGCACGAAACTTTAAGTTTAGGAAATACCGATTATCAGTTTCAGGTGATCGATACTATTGCCAACAATGAAGCTTTAAATTTAGACTATAGGGAAGCTTTAAAAGAACTTCGGGCTTTACAAAAGCGTCAGGACGTTTTAAAAGAAGAGCAGGCGCAGGCAACTAAAGAATACGATTATAATGTGTTTTTGCTGAATGAAATAGATGAAGCAAAACTAGAATCTGGAATGCTGGAAGAGCTCGAGACGCGATATGAAGAGCTGAATAACGTTGAAGAATTAACAGAGCAATTAAATGCAGCGATCAACTTTATCACTCAAGAGGAGATAGGAAGTTTAAGCACGCTTAAAGAGGTTCGAAATAATTTAGCTAAAATTTCAAGATTTTCAGCAAATTACGAAAGTATGCACGAACGTGTGCAAAGTGTTATCATCGAATTAGATGATATTAATGCAGAGTTAGAAGCCGCTTTAGAAAATACCGAAGCTGATCCTCAGGAATTAGAGAAAACCAACGATAAGCTTCAGCTAATTTACAATCTTCAGAAAAAGCATAATGTTTCAGAGATTTCAGAATTACTGGAAATAGCAGAAGAACTTAGAAAGCAGGTGGCGGTAAGTGAAAATGCAGACGAAGCTTTAGCTGAAATTGCTTCAGCAATACAAAAACAAGAAGATCGATTATCAAAATTGGCTAAAAATCTTCACGATCGCAGACAGAAAATAATTTCCCCTTTTGTAAAAGAAACCGAAGAAATATTAAGCGGATTGGGCATGCCAAATGCCAAATTGAAAATTAGCTTAGAACAAGGAGAAAAGTTTTTTGCTAATGGAAACGATACTTTAGGATGGTATTTAGCCGCAAATAAGGGCGGAAGCTTTAAAGAAATACGCAAGGCAGCTTCTGGTGGTGAGCTGTCCAGAATAATGCTTGCTGTTAAAAGTATTTTAGCAGCTCAAAGTAATTTGCCTACTATTATTTTTGATGAAATTGACACCGGTGTTTCTGGAGATATTGCACAAAAAATGGGAGAAATTTTACAGAAAATGGGACAGAGTATGCAAGTACTTGCTATAACTCACTTGCCGCAAATTGCCGGTAAAGGAAGTGCTCATTTTAAAATCTTTAAAGAAGATACCGGCGAAATTACAAGTACCAAAATACGCAAATTAGAGCGCGAGGAACGTATAGACGAACTGGCTATGATGCTTGGTGGAAAATCCATAGGAGAATCTGCGCGGGCGCATGCGGTATCGCTTCTTGAGAATTAA
- the porD gene encoding type IX secretion system protein PorD, whose amino-acid sequence MNRIIAILVLFSCFQLKAQELNCSIQINAEQTGQANLSVFKTLKSSLQEFVNTTSWTGRELPPEQRINCSMFITINSFEGENFSASIQVQSSRPVFGSDMVSPIFNYNDDDFNFAYREYQPLNYNQNSYSSNLVSVVSFYVYTILGLDADSFQQDGGTPFFEEAKQIVTVAQQSNSGGWQPTGNTSSRFRMNADLLSNSFKEYRNAMYTYHRQGLDRMHENLDEGKKSIAAALEGLRAMNSIRRNSLLLRMFFDAKSDEIVAVFTGGPDVGTRGLTQKLTSMAPSYARKWRQIK is encoded by the coding sequence ATGAATAGGATAATTGCAATATTAGTTTTGTTTTCTTGCTTTCAGTTGAAGGCACAGGAACTTAATTGCAGTATTCAAATTAATGCAGAGCAAACGGGACAAGCGAACTTAAGCGTATTTAAAACCTTAAAAAGTTCCCTTCAGGAATTTGTGAATACTACGAGTTGGACGGGCCGTGAATTACCACCAGAGCAACGAATTAATTGTAGTATGTTTATCACGATTAATTCCTTTGAAGGAGAAAATTTTTCAGCCAGTATTCAGGTGCAATCTTCAAGACCTGTTTTTGGTTCAGATATGGTCTCTCCGATATTCAATTATAATGACGACGATTTTAATTTTGCATACCGAGAATATCAGCCACTAAATTATAACCAGAATTCTTATAGCTCTAATTTAGTTTCTGTAGTAAGTTTTTATGTTTATACTATTCTTGGTTTAGATGCCGATTCTTTTCAGCAGGATGGTGGGACACCTTTTTTTGAAGAAGCTAAACAAATTGTTACCGTTGCCCAGCAAAGTAATAGTGGTGGCTGGCAACCAACCGGTAATACCAGCTCTCGTTTTAGGATGAATGCAGATTTACTTTCAAATTCATTCAAAGAATACAGGAACGCCATGTACACTTACCATAGGCAAGGTTTAGATAGAATGCATGAGAATCTTGATGAAGGAAAAAAATCTATAGCTGCAGCTCTAGAAGGTTTAAGAGCTATGAATTCTATACGTCGAAATTCGCTATTGTTACGAATGTTTTTTGACGCAAAATCAGACGAAATTGTAGCTGTTTTTACTGGCGGTCCCGATGTGGGTACCAGAGGTCTTACTCAAAAGTTAACCAGTATGGCGCCAAGTTATGCTCGTAAGTGGCGACAAATTAAGTAA